Proteins encoded together in one Deinococcus hopiensis KR-140 window:
- a CDS encoding CoA-binding protein — MTLLTALPDVIRVLKDNKVVAVVGFHRDPMKAAHYVPEYLYRRGYSVIPVNPALAARGESFFGHKAVSTLAEIGVPVDVVEVFRRSDKVHEHLSDILSMQPLPRVVWLQQGIRDDETAGALTARGIDVIQDRCMLADHRALL; from the coding sequence GTGACCCTGTTGACCGCCCTGCCCGACGTGATCCGCGTGCTGAAGGACAACAAGGTGGTGGCCGTGGTGGGCTTTCACCGCGACCCCATGAAGGCCGCCCACTACGTGCCCGAGTACCTGTACCGCCGCGGCTACAGCGTCATTCCGGTCAACCCGGCCCTCGCCGCTCGTGGAGAGAGCTTTTTCGGGCACAAGGCCGTGTCCACCCTCGCGGAGATCGGCGTGCCGGTGGACGTGGTGGAGGTGTTTCGCCGCAGCGACAAGGTGCACGAGCATCTGTCCGACATCCTGAGCATGCAGCCTCTGCCCCGCGTGGTGTGGTTGCAGCAGGGCATCCGCGACGACGAGACGGCGGGGGCGCTCACAGCGCGCGGCATCGACGTGATTCAGGACCGCTGCATGCTGGCGGACCACCGCGCGCTGCTGTAG
- the hemL gene encoding glutamate-1-semialdehyde 2,1-aminomutase gives MTSETSPPATQASTAQSQALFSRAQRVTPGGVNSPVRAFKSVGGSPRFIREAHGAYLTDADGHRLLDYIGSWGPMILGHDHPAVREAVADALSRGTSYGAPGEGEVRLAETVTRLTGVERVRFVNSGTEATMSALRLARGATARKFIVKFRGNYHGHADGLLVEAGSGLMTNAEGHLGRAAPSSAGVPEEYAALTLVSEYNDPVALDALMAERGHEVAAVIFEPVVGNAGVLIPTPNFLAALHRVREHGTLLIADEVMTGFRLSLRGATGLLGLTPDLICWGKIIGGGLPVGAYGGRADVMNYVSPQGPVYQAGTLSGNPLAMAAGLATLQVLENEPALYVKLESYTAQLAGGLSAAAREAGVPLSVNRVGSMLTAFHQDAPDGSIRTYTDAARSDTAAFARWFQQMLAGGVYWAPSQFESIFVSAAHGEAELSRTLDVARAAYLHLGRGA, from the coding sequence ATGACGAGCGAGACTTCTCCTCCCGCCACGCAGGCCAGTACGGCGCAGTCACAGGCCCTGTTCAGCCGTGCGCAGCGGGTGACGCCAGGCGGCGTAAACAGCCCGGTGCGGGCGTTTAAAAGTGTGGGCGGATCGCCCCGCTTTATCCGGGAGGCCCACGGCGCGTACCTGACTGACGCCGACGGCCACCGCCTCCTGGATTACATCGGCTCCTGGGGACCGATGATCCTGGGCCATGATCATCCGGCAGTGCGCGAAGCGGTTGCGGACGCCCTGTCGCGCGGCACCAGTTACGGTGCGCCCGGTGAGGGTGAGGTGCGGCTCGCCGAGACGGTCACGCGGCTGACAGGCGTGGAGCGCGTGCGCTTCGTCAACAGCGGTACCGAGGCCACCATGAGCGCCCTGCGGCTGGCGCGCGGAGCGACGGCACGCAAGTTCATCGTAAAGTTCCGGGGCAATTACCACGGCCACGCCGATGGACTGCTGGTGGAAGCGGGCAGCGGCCTCATGACGAACGCCGAGGGACACCTGGGCCGCGCCGCGCCGAGCAGCGCCGGGGTCCCCGAGGAATACGCCGCGCTGACGCTGGTCAGCGAGTACAACGATCCAGTCGCCCTCGACGCGCTGATGGCGGAGCGGGGGCATGAGGTTGCCGCCGTGATTTTCGAGCCCGTGGTGGGCAATGCGGGCGTCTTGATTCCCACGCCCAACTTCCTGGCTGCCCTGCACCGGGTCCGCGAGCACGGCACGCTCCTGATCGCCGATGAGGTAATGACGGGCTTTCGCCTCTCGTTGCGGGGCGCGACGGGCCTGCTGGGCCTGACCCCAGACCTGATCTGCTGGGGCAAGATCATCGGGGGCGGGCTGCCGGTGGGCGCATACGGCGGGCGGGCGGACGTGATGAATTACGTCTCGCCGCAGGGGCCGGTGTACCAGGCGGGCACGCTGAGTGGCAACCCGCTGGCCATGGCTGCGGGCCTCGCCACGCTGCAGGTGCTGGAGAATGAGCCGGCCCTCTACGTGAAGCTGGAGAGCTACACCGCGCAGCTCGCCGGTGGCCTGAGCGCTGCGGCACGCGAGGCGGGGGTGCCCCTCTCGGTCAACCGCGTCGGCTCGATGCTCACTGCGTTTCATCAGGACGCGCCGGACGGCTCTATACGCACCTACACGGACGCGGCGCGCAGCGACACCGCCGCTTTCGCCCGCTGGTTCCAGCAGATGCTCGCTGGAGGCGTCTACTGGGCCCCCTCTCAGTTCGAGAGCATCTTCGTAAGTGCCGCGCATGGGGAGGCGGAACTCAGCCGCACGCTGGACGTGGCCCGCGCCGCCTACCTCCACCTGGGGAGAGGCGCGTGA
- a CDS encoding G8 domain-containing protein — MNRLLILVLSSLLLSPQAGGAAPAVGSHAEIHGGAAAEAVAGGRWSDPHTWPGGQVPAMGAAVTIPAGKAVVLDVSPPRLASLTVQGRLTFAEKDLDLKADWIMLDGGTLEVGREGQPFAHRATLTLTDARPGENVMDMGDKLIGVMDGGHLELHGQPRLSWTRLAQTARVGSTALRLQTSPNWGPGDRLVLASTDFDAAQQETVTVRSVSGSTVTLTAPLKFMHFGEVQTFGGGTLDERAEVGLLTRNVTVQGSVERRNEAFGGQIMVMRGGQARVEGTELTRMGQAGLLRRYPLHFHMVGSARASYVRGNSLHDLFNRCLTLHGTNDLNVDGNVMTGTVGHCLFLEDGAETGNVITDNLVLGTRAPDSKKGEKAVLPSDTGFPGPSSYWISNPANTLRGNVAAGGDGVGFWYALAEHPTGLSRSEGIWPQRTPLTAFENNVAHSYVTAGLDVDHGPGADGYVNPTEYHPLRNPADEKSAAVPAYFDRFTAYKNRNSGAWFRGFNQVLRGAVLADNAVGVTFASSLNAMEGGLIVGESANVGTPPNWEKRGAEGRSLPLPQQADFPIRGFEFYDGTVRASGVTFANFLPSALRPAGALGYRRQNHYPLSPVNAAENLRFVEANRVYFETPLGEADGDKSATFLDLSGSVTGQAGRSVVASNPLLFDSSCTRRAEWNAYICDKPYGRLWLDDVERGGVGSVTLRRADGATAVLAGTPGARALFSTTAPARLNYTATLARGLPRHLRLGINDRVPGDWVRLDLAVPYEPVIYRDWWIDARSRLKRVSRQALDATNGEGYAWENGTLFLKLSVQPGRTYAALDLCRTNLCQ; from the coding sequence ATGAACAGGCTCCTCATTCTTGTTCTGAGCTCGCTGCTGCTCTCCCCACAGGCAGGAGGGGCTGCCCCGGCGGTAGGCAGTCACGCTGAAATACACGGCGGCGCAGCGGCTGAAGCTGTAGCGGGTGGGCGCTGGAGCGATCCTCACACCTGGCCGGGAGGACAGGTTCCGGCCATGGGGGCCGCGGTGACCATTCCTGCTGGAAAAGCGGTGGTTCTGGACGTGAGCCCACCGCGCCTGGCAAGCCTGACGGTGCAGGGGCGGCTCACCTTCGCGGAGAAGGACCTGGACCTGAAGGCCGACTGGATCATGCTGGACGGCGGCACGTTGGAGGTGGGGCGCGAGGGCCAACCCTTCGCGCACCGCGCTACCCTGACCCTCACCGACGCCCGCCCCGGCGAAAACGTCATGGATATGGGCGATAAGCTGATAGGGGTCATGGACGGCGGCCATCTGGAATTGCACGGCCAGCCACGCCTGTCGTGGACCCGTCTGGCGCAGACAGCGCGCGTGGGAAGCACCGCCTTGCGCCTACAAACCTCCCCGAACTGGGGGCCCGGGGACCGGCTGGTGCTCGCCAGCACCGACTTCGACGCCGCGCAGCAGGAGACCGTGACGGTCCGCAGCGTGTCGGGCTCCACCGTGACCTTGACCGCGCCGCTGAAGTTCATGCACTTCGGCGAGGTGCAGACCTTTGGGGGCGGAACCCTGGACGAACGGGCCGAGGTGGGGCTGCTGACCCGCAACGTCACCGTGCAGGGCAGCGTGGAGCGCCGGAACGAGGCGTTCGGCGGGCAGATCATGGTGATGCGGGGCGGGCAGGCCCGGGTAGAGGGCACCGAGCTGACGCGCATGGGCCAGGCGGGGCTGCTGCGGCGCTACCCGCTGCACTTTCACATGGTGGGTTCGGCCCGCGCCTCCTATGTGCGCGGCAACAGCTTGCACGACCTCTTCAACCGCTGCCTGACCCTGCACGGCACCAATGACCTCAACGTGGACGGCAACGTGATGACCGGGACCGTTGGGCACTGCCTGTTTCTGGAAGACGGCGCGGAAACGGGCAACGTCATCACGGACAACCTCGTGCTGGGCACCCGCGCTCCTGATTCCAAGAAGGGCGAGAAGGCTGTGTTGCCCTCGGATACCGGATTTCCCGGCCCTTCGAGCTACTGGATTTCCAACCCGGCGAACACCCTGCGCGGCAATGTGGCGGCGGGGGGCGACGGAGTGGGCTTCTGGTACGCGCTCGCTGAACATCCCACGGGGCTGAGCCGTTCGGAGGGTATCTGGCCGCAGCGCACGCCCCTGACGGCCTTCGAGAACAATGTGGCGCACTCCTACGTCACGGCGGGGCTGGACGTGGACCACGGACCTGGGGCAGACGGCTACGTGAACCCCACCGAGTACCACCCCCTGCGCAATCCTGCGGACGAGAAGTCGGCGGCGGTACCCGCTTACTTCGACCGCTTCACCGCCTACAAAAACCGCAACAGTGGGGCGTGGTTTCGCGGTTTCAACCAGGTCCTGCGCGGCGCGGTGCTGGCCGACAACGCCGTTGGCGTGACCTTCGCTTCCAGCCTCAATGCCATGGAGGGCGGCCTGATCGTGGGCGAGAGTGCCAACGTCGGCACGCCGCCGAACTGGGAGAAGCGCGGGGCGGAGGGCCGCAGCCTGCCGCTGCCCCAGCAGGCGGACTTTCCCATTCGGGGCTTCGAGTTCTACGACGGTACAGTCCGTGCCAGCGGCGTCACCTTCGCCAACTTCTTGCCCAGCGCGCTGCGTCCGGCGGGCGCGCTGGGCTACCGCCGGCAAAACCACTATCCGCTCAGTCCGGTCAACGCCGCCGAGAACCTGCGCTTCGTCGAGGCCAACCGGGTCTATTTCGAGACGCCCCTGGGGGAAGCCGATGGGGACAAGTCCGCCACATTCCTGGACCTGAGCGGCAGCGTGACGGGTCAGGCGGGGCGCTCCGTCGTGGCCAGTAATCCACTGCTGTTCGATTCCAGTTGCACCCGCCGTGCCGAGTGGAACGCCTACATCTGCGACAAGCCGTATGGCCGCCTGTGGTTGGACGACGTGGAACGGGGCGGTGTGGGCTCGGTTACCCTGCGGCGTGCGGACGGCGCGACGGCGGTGCTGGCGGGAACGCCCGGCGCGCGCGCCCTGTTCTCCACCACCGCGCCTGCCCGGTTGAACTACACGGCCACCCTCGCGCGTGGGTTGCCCCGTCATCTGCGCCTGGGCATCAACGACCGCGTGCCGGGCGACTGGGTACGGTTGGACCTGGCCGTGCCCTACGAACCCGTCATCTACCGCGACTGGTGGATCGATGCCCGCAGCCGCCTGAAGAGGGTGTCCCGGCAGGCCTTGGACGCCACGAACGGCGAGGGTTACGCCTGGGAAAACGGCACCCTCTTTCTCAAGCTGAGCGTGCAGCCCGGCCGTACCTACGCGGCGCTGGACCTGTGCCGCACCAACCTCTGCCAGTAG
- a CDS encoding aldo/keto reductase has protein sequence MMQREFGKTGLRVGVLGLGAGQVGAEALSETEAERLLHRALDLGLTLIDTARGYGLSEERIGRHLARRRDEFVLSSKGGYGAEGTEDWSPQSISRGVERALRLLKTERIDIFHLHSCPLDTLQREDLLGALGEVRAAGLIGVAAYSGENEALFWAVQSGHFGSVETSVSVADQRSLHHALPLAAKKGLGVIAKRPIANAAWQFRERPAGQYAEVYWERLQALRLDPGGLGWPEFALRFSAFAPGVSSAIVGTASLQNLEWNAQVVEAGPLPQALLAHVEAAWQAHGQAWGGEV, from the coding sequence ATGATGCAGCGGGAATTTGGCAAGACGGGCCTGCGGGTCGGCGTGCTGGGCCTGGGTGCAGGCCAGGTGGGGGCGGAAGCCCTGTCCGAGACCGAAGCCGAGCGGCTGCTTCACCGCGCCCTCGACCTGGGCCTGACCCTGATCGACACAGCGCGCGGCTACGGCCTGAGCGAAGAGCGGATCGGGCGTCATCTGGCACGCCGCCGCGATGAGTTCGTGCTGAGCAGCAAGGGCGGCTACGGCGCGGAAGGCACCGAGGACTGGTCTCCCCAGAGCATTTCCCGGGGCGTGGAACGGGCGTTGCGCCTGCTGAAGACGGAGCGCATCGACATCTTCCACCTGCACTCCTGCCCGCTCGACACCCTGCAGCGCGAGGACCTGCTGGGCGCACTCGGTGAGGTCCGGGCGGCGGGACTGATCGGGGTGGCGGCCTACAGCGGCGAGAACGAGGCGCTGTTCTGGGCCGTGCAGTCGGGGCATTTTGGCAGTGTGGAGACGAGCGTGAGCGTGGCGGACCAGCGAAGCCTGCACCACGCCCTGCCGCTCGCCGCCAAGAAAGGGCTGGGCGTGATCGCCAAGCGGCCCATCGCCAACGCCGCGTGGCAGTTCCGGGAACGTCCGGCGGGGCAGTACGCCGAGGTCTACTGGGAGCGCCTGCAGGCCTTGCGGCTGGACCCCGGGGGGCTGGGCTGGCCCGAATTCGCCCTGCGTTTCAGCGCATTTGCGCCCGGCGTGAGCAGCGCCATCGTGGGGACGGCGAGCCTACAGAACCTGGAATGGAACGCGCAGGTGGTGGAGGCCGGGCCACTTCCCCAGGCGCTGCTCGCCCACGTGGAGGCGGCGTGGCAGGCCCACGGGCAGGCGTGGGGAGGCGAGGTCTGA
- a CDS encoding thiamine diphosphokinase — protein sequence MTAWILVGGRLVPTGALRALPRPDLVVAADGGGRHAAALGVRVDAWVGDFDSSAGLHLDAPREVHPAAKDETDAELAVRVARRRGATRLVFLGAFGGRFDHAAALMLGGLRLTREGLGVTLHSGDESGSPLLPDRPLSLHLPAGTTLSVLAFTDLQGLTLTGVRWPLRRANIPQGSGWTVSNEAAGGEVRAALEGGQALVTVLSPGPG from the coding sequence ATGACCGCCTGGATTCTCGTCGGGGGCCGCCTTGTCCCCACGGGCGCGTTGCGCGCCCTGCCCCGGCCCGATCTGGTGGTGGCGGCGGACGGTGGTGGGCGACATGCCGCAGCCCTCGGTGTGCGCGTGGACGCCTGGGTGGGCGATTTCGATTCTTCAGCAGGGCTGCACCTCGACGCCCCGCGTGAAGTCCACCCGGCGGCCAAGGACGAAACGGACGCCGAACTGGCGGTGCGCGTGGCGAGGAGGCGGGGGGCCACCCGGCTGGTCTTTCTCGGGGCCTTCGGCGGCCGCTTCGATCACGCGGCGGCCCTGATGCTCGGTGGGCTGCGGCTGACGCGTGAGGGCCTGGGCGTGACGCTCCACAGTGGCGATGAGAGCGGCTCTCCGCTGCTGCCGGACCGGCCCCTTTCGCTGCACCTGCCCGCGGGCACCACCCTGAGCGTGCTGGCCTTCACCGACCTGCAGGGGTTGACGCTCACCGGCGTACGCTGGCCCCTGCGCAGGGCAAACATTCCCCAGGGCAGCGGCTGGACGGTCAGCAACGAGGCGGCGGGCGGCGAGGTGCGGGCCGCGCTGGAGGGCGGGCAAGCGCTGGTCACGGTGCTGTCGCCCGGCCCTGGGTGA
- a CDS encoding ABC transporter ATP-binding protein: MNALQLTGLSKRFGAVTAVQDLSLKVAAGETVALLGPSGCGKSTVLRCVAGLERPNAGRVEVGQRDVTELPPEARHVGLVFQDYALFPHLNVLSNVAYGPRMRGKTRAHAEAQARQTLALVGLETLEGRRPAQLSGGQAQRVALARAVATGSPLLLLDEPLSNLDEQLRARLRADLRALFARVGAGVLIVTHDQREALALAHRVAVMRAGRLIQVGGAQEVFAQPATAWVAAFLGHTNLLPASSGEVLLVPENAVRLGEGEALPVVTRQTTGAGLEVTVRHPLGPLTLHLSPREAAQLEGDTLRLSLTPPRLLPLPDDR; this comes from the coding sequence ATGAACGCCCTTCAACTAACGGGCCTGTCCAAGCGCTTCGGAGCCGTCACAGCGGTGCAGGACCTGTCGCTGAAGGTGGCGGCGGGCGAGACGGTGGCGCTGCTCGGCCCCAGTGGCTGCGGCAAGAGTACGGTGCTGCGCTGCGTGGCTGGGCTGGAGCGCCCCAACGCGGGCCGGGTGGAGGTGGGGCAGCGGGACGTGACGGAGCTGCCCCCGGAAGCGCGGCACGTCGGGCTGGTCTTTCAGGACTACGCGCTGTTTCCGCACCTGAACGTGCTGAGCAACGTGGCCTACGGTCCACGGATGCGCGGTAAGACCCGCGCGCACGCCGAGGCCCAGGCGCGGCAGACGCTGGCGCTCGTCGGCCTGGAAACGCTGGAGGGCCGTCGCCCAGCCCAGCTTTCCGGCGGGCAGGCGCAGCGGGTGGCTCTGGCCCGCGCCGTGGCGACGGGTTCGCCCCTGCTGCTGCTCGACGAGCCGCTGAGCAACCTCGACGAGCAACTGCGTGCCCGGCTGCGCGCGGACCTGCGCGCGCTATTCGCTCGGGTGGGCGCGGGCGTGCTGATCGTGACCCATGACCAGCGGGAAGCCCTGGCGCTGGCGCACCGGGTGGCCGTGATGCGCGCGGGGCGACTTATACAGGTGGGCGGAGCCCAGGAGGTCTTTGCTCAGCCGGCGACGGCGTGGGTCGCGGCGTTCCTGGGACACACGAACCTCCTGCCCGCCTCCAGTGGCGAAGTGCTCCTCGTACCCGAGAACGCCGTGCGCTTGGGGGAAGGGGAAGCGCTGCCCGTCGTGACCCGCCAGACCACCGGCGCGGGTCTGGAAGTGACGGTGCGCCATCCCCTCGGCCCGCTGACACTGCACCTCAGCCCACGCGAAGCGGCGCAGCTGGAAGGCGACACCCTCCGCCTGAGCCTTACTCCGCCGCGCCTTTTGCCCCTGCCGGACGACCGGTGA
- a CDS encoding serine hydrolase codes for MPFAASSLLRAALAGLILAGLLPGSARAEASTPLLPPEPPTCTEAPDPALTLGFSSTPGRPLPADVTGRVDFYAAVYGENGQALRDVRLGDVDALHPLASAFKPLVVQAALQDVDAGRLTLNTLLETTPGRRSIEGYPAGKNSVEKLGRRALVNSDNTASDILHLAAGTERVARAVHAASPCTSVLHTTKALWGTQSGLLPNVLRPGRDAAAYAAAPFEDRLPTSLALNRAAQGLMGPQVEAALDVYFHGPTYDPALELAVQNVSTPRAYAGLLARTLPGAALGRATRGLFRAWLSDSCCKPKAPTLKTGFWGAKAGSGWRLLTLTGVVELPGGQTLAYAYLNDRSDTLESEDMERQIPALVRWLDGTLADLARGR; via the coding sequence GTGCCCTTCGCCGCGTCTTCCCTCCTCCGCGCCGCCCTTGCCGGCCTGATCTTGGCAGGCCTGCTGCCTGGCTCTGCCCGTGCGGAGGCTTCCACGCCCCTCTTGCCGCCAGAACCGCCCACCTGCACCGAGGCGCCCGATCCAGCCCTCACGCTGGGCTTCTCCTCCACACCCGGCCGTCCCCTCCCCGCTGACGTGACAGGGCGGGTGGACTTCTACGCCGCTGTGTACGGCGAGAATGGTCAGGCCCTGCGCGACGTGCGGCTGGGCGACGTTGACGCCCTGCACCCCCTGGCGAGTGCCTTCAAGCCCCTCGTGGTGCAGGCCGCGTTGCAGGACGTGGACGCGGGACGGCTCACCCTGAACACGCTGCTGGAAACCACGCCGGGACGGCGAAGCATCGAAGGCTATCCTGCCGGGAAGAATTCGGTGGAGAAGCTGGGACGGCGCGCGCTCGTCAACAGTGACAACACCGCGAGCGACATCCTGCACCTCGCGGCGGGCACGGAACGGGTGGCGCGGGCCGTTCACGCCGCCAGTCCCTGCACGTCTGTCCTGCACACCACCAAGGCGCTGTGGGGCACGCAATCGGGCCTGCTCCCCAATGTCTTGCGGCCCGGCCGGGACGCCGCGGCCTACGCCGCCGCTCCCTTCGAGGACCGGCTGCCCACGTCTTTGGCCCTCAACCGCGCCGCGCAGGGCCTGATGGGGCCGCAGGTGGAAGCTGCGCTGGACGTGTATTTTCACGGCCCCACCTATGATCCGGCGCTGGAACTGGCCGTACAGAACGTAAGTACGCCGCGCGCCTACGCTGGACTGCTCGCGCGCACGCTGCCCGGCGCAGCCCTGGGGCGAGCCACCCGTGGCCTCTTCCGCGCGTGGCTCTCGGACAGCTGTTGCAAACCCAAGGCGCCCACCCTGAAGACGGGGTTCTGGGGCGCGAAGGCGGGCAGCGGCTGGCGCCTCCTGACCCTGACGGGCGTGGTGGAGTTGCCAGGCGGGCAGACCCTCGCCTACGCCTACCTCAATGACCGCAGCGACACGCTGGAATCCGAGGACATGGAGCGCCAGATTCCGGCCCTGGTGCGCTGGCTGGACGGCACGCTGGCCGATCTGGCCCGGGGCCGATGA
- a CDS encoding ABC transporter permease: MNSKPWLLALPPLLFLLLLLALPLARILLEGGVNLTVWLDPYFLGRLTWTLTQAAASAAIALTLGAPLAYLLSRHTVPGKAPLLRLLLLPFVTPTLVAVLGLTALLGPQGWLTRPLGLDLSETPILLILGNLFFNLPVMVRLAYSGFSRVSPTLTGAARTLGASSLRAALTVALPLALPGLAAGFILVFLYSALSFGLPLALGGERYATLEVEIYTLTAYQLRLPEASALIAGQLGLTLGTTWAYVRLARGGVGVPASSLPRARGGTAALLWLLVALVTLICFGPLLAVVARGLLGSAGPTLTYWRGIVSDPDTPLLLGNTVRFAVLALLGAALLGTLHALAAWRARSRVLDLLSLLPLMVSPVSLAVGYLLAYPALSATLPMLIAAYTLLGFPLVTRSVLPALRALPPRTLEAARTLGAPSLAAHRTVTWPLTLPALRSGAALALATVLGEFGATLVLTRPEWATLSVGLYERLGRPGERNLGEACALASALLLLSALSFTLLDAGEGEVT, translated from the coding sequence ATGAACTCCAAACCCTGGCTCCTCGCCCTTCCCCCCCTCCTCTTCCTGCTGCTGCTGCTGGCGCTGCCCCTCGCCCGCATCCTGCTGGAGGGCGGCGTCAACCTCACCGTCTGGCTGGACCCCTACTTCCTGGGCCGCCTGACCTGGACCCTGACCCAGGCGGCGGCCTCCGCCGCCATCGCCCTTACCCTAGGCGCACCGCTCGCCTACCTCCTCTCCCGCCACACCGTCCCCGGCAAGGCCCCGCTGCTCCGGCTGCTGCTGCTGCCCTTCGTCACCCCCACGCTGGTGGCCGTCCTGGGCCTGACCGCGCTGCTTGGGCCGCAGGGCTGGCTGACCCGCCCACTCGGGCTGGATCTGTCCGAGACGCCCATCCTGCTGATCTTGGGCAACCTCTTCTTCAACCTGCCGGTCATGGTGCGCCTCGCGTACAGCGGCTTCTCGCGGGTGTCCCCAACGCTGACGGGGGCGGCCCGGACGCTCGGGGCAAGCAGCCTGCGCGCGGCGCTGACGGTGGCCCTGCCCCTCGCGCTACCTGGACTGGCGGCGGGCTTCATCCTGGTCTTCCTGTACTCGGCGCTGAGTTTCGGGCTGCCCCTGGCCCTCGGCGGCGAGCGCTACGCGACGCTGGAGGTAGAGATCTACACGCTGACGGCCTACCAGTTGCGGCTTCCCGAGGCAAGCGCCCTGATCGCTGGACAACTGGGGCTGACGCTGGGAACGACGTGGGCCTATGTCCGCCTGGCACGCGGCGGGGTGGGCGTGCCCGCCTCCAGTCTTCCCCGCGCCAGGGGGGGAACGGCGGCGCTGCTCTGGCTGCTGGTGGCGCTGGTCACGCTGATCTGCTTTGGACCGCTCCTGGCCGTGGTGGCGCGCGGGTTGCTGGGTTCGGCGGGCCCTACCCTGACGTACTGGCGGGGGATTGTGTCTGATCCCGATACACCGCTGCTGCTGGGCAACACGGTGCGCTTCGCCGTGCTGGCGTTACTGGGGGCGGCGCTGCTGGGGACGCTCCACGCCCTTGCCGCGTGGCGGGCACGGTCCCGGGTGCTGGACCTGCTCTCGCTGCTGCCGCTGATGGTCTCGCCCGTCAGCCTGGCGGTGGGTTACCTGCTGGCGTACCCGGCCCTCTCGGCCACACTGCCCATGTTGATCGCCGCGTACACGCTGCTCGGCTTTCCACTCGTCACGCGCTCGGTGCTGCCCGCCCTGCGCGCCCTGCCGCCACGGACCCTGGAGGCGGCCCGCACGCTGGGGGCCCCGTCCCTGGCCGCGCACCGCACCGTCACCTGGCCGCTGACCCTGCCGGCCTTGCGCAGTGGAGCTGCCCTCGCCCTCGCCACCGTCTTGGGCGAATTTGGAGCCACGCTGGTGCTGACCCGCCCCGAGTGGGCCACCCTCAGCGTGGGCCTGTACGAGCGCCTGGGCCGCCCCGGCGAGCGCAATCTGGGCGAGGCGTGCGCGCTGGCCTCCGCGCTGCTGCTCCTCTCAGCCCTGAGTTTCACCCTGCTGGACGCGGGGGAGGGGGAAGTGACCTGA
- a CDS encoding thiamine ABC transporter substrate-binding protein, with protein sequence MRNPYLLGLLLAGAAQAQTTLTVITHDSFSVDKKLVAAFEKANSARVRFVKGGDAGELLTRLILTRRAPLADVVYGLDNTLLPRARAAGLLEAYKSPALAKVPAAYRLDEAGLLNTVDYGYVALNYDRAAFAKLGLPLPKSLDDLKRPEYARLTVVPSPATSSPGLAFLLATVNHYGEAGAWAWWREARGNGLKVTRGWTDAYEKDFSKNGGKYPIVLSYASSPAAEVFYAEGYDAAKPPAQAPTANLFLPGSTFLQLEGVGVLKGAKQPQLARKFVDFMLSGGVQADIPTRMWIYPAVGGTKLDPAFKFAQEPQLAPVKPAVLGNPQRLADAWVEKVLRVR encoded by the coding sequence ATGCGTAACCCGTACCTACTCGGCCTGCTGCTGGCAGGCGCAGCCCAGGCCCAAACGACACTGACGGTCATCACCCACGATTCTTTCAGCGTGGACAAAAAGCTCGTGGCCGCGTTCGAGAAGGCCAACAGTGCCCGCGTGCGCTTTGTGAAGGGCGGCGACGCGGGGGAACTCCTGACCCGCCTGATCCTGACCCGCCGCGCGCCCCTGGCCGACGTGGTGTACGGTCTGGACAATACCCTGCTGCCCCGGGCGCGGGCGGCGGGGCTGCTGGAGGCTTACAAGTCTCCGGCCCTGGCGAAGGTGCCCGCGGCCTACCGTCTGGACGAGGCGGGACTGCTCAATACCGTGGACTACGGTTACGTGGCCCTGAACTATGACCGCGCGGCCTTCGCCAAGCTGGGCCTGCCCCTGCCCAAGAGCCTCGATGACCTGAAAAGGCCCGAGTACGCCCGCCTGACGGTGGTGCCCTCCCCCGCCACGAGTAGCCCGGGCCTGGCCTTCCTGCTCGCCACGGTAAACCACTACGGCGAAGCGGGCGCGTGGGCGTGGTGGCGTGAGGCGAGGGGGAACGGCCTGAAGGTCACACGCGGCTGGACCGACGCCTACGAGAAGGACTTTTCCAAGAACGGCGGCAAATACCCCATCGTTCTGAGCTACGCGAGCAGCCCCGCCGCCGAGGTGTTCTACGCCGAGGGCTACGACGCCGCCAAGCCCCCTGCCCAGGCCCCCACCGCCAACCTGTTCCTGCCGGGCAGCACCTTCTTGCAACTGGAAGGTGTGGGCGTCCTGAAGGGCGCGAAGCAACCCCAGTTGGCCCGTAAGTTCGTGGACTTCATGCTCTCGGGCGGCGTGCAGGCCGACATTCCCACCCGCATGTGGATCTACCCGGCAGTGGGCGGCACGAAACTGGACCCGGCGTTCAAGTTTGCGCAGGAACCGCAGCTGGCCCCCGTCAAGCCAGCCGTGCTGGGCAACCCGCAGCGGCTGGCGGACGCGTGGGTGGAGAAGGTGCTGCGGGTGCGGTGA